A genomic region of Thermodesulfobacteriota bacterium contains the following coding sequences:
- a CDS encoding SDR family NAD(P)-dependent oxidoreductase yields the protein MKLAHKTALITGGGKGIGKGIAEAYLKEGAQVLICGRSEDDLISTQQELRMIGEIRYALCDITDADDIKRLALDIESRWGALDVLVNNASILGVRSPIIEYPEDVWEEVVHINLNAQFFVTKALLPLLLKSDSASIINVSSSVGRKGKKEWGAYAASKFGVEALTQVLADELSETNIRVNSVNPGGTRTDMRAGAYPDEDPNTIPTPLDISPVFVYLASEESKEINGQEFTAREWIS from the coding sequence ATGAAATTAGCCCATAAAACAGCTCTTATAACAGGAGGCGGAAAAGGTATCGGTAAAGGAATAGCTGAGGCTTATCTTAAAGAAGGCGCTCAGGTGCTTATTTGCGGGCGAAGTGAAGATGACCTTATCTCCACGCAACAAGAGCTTCGCATGATTGGCGAGATTCGCTACGCGCTATGTGATATTACTGATGCGGATGATATAAAACGACTTGCGCTCGATATAGAATCCAGGTGGGGTGCGCTTGACGTATTAGTCAATAATGCCAGTATATTAGGAGTCCGCTCGCCAATTATAGAATACCCTGAGGACGTGTGGGAAGAAGTTGTTCATATTAACCTAAACGCCCAGTTTTTTGTAACCAAAGCCCTACTCCCGCTTCTTCTTAAATCTGACAGTGCATCCATTATTAATGTAAGCTCAAGCGTCGGACGAAAAGGGAAAAAAGAATGGGGAGCCTACGCCGCTTCTAAATTCGGGGTTGAAGCGCTGACTCAAGTTTTAGCTGACGAGCTATCAGAAACTAATATCAGAGTGAACTCAGTTAACCCCGGTGGTACACGTACTGATATGAGGGCCGGAGCCTACCCAGATGAAGATCCAAACACCATCCCTACCCCGCTCGATATCTCGCCAGTTTTTGTCTACCTTGCCTCTGAGGAATCCAAAGAAATTAACGGCCAGGAATTCACCGCCCGCGAGTGGATCTCCTAA
- a CDS encoding lactate utilization protein has translation MSTSREEILHRIRQGLSGVDVTIPEHKDLISKAQKVNELILDSKDQLASEFISELEKVNTNLLSAGKESEIFPAILKFAKDRGIKSFSIWESQYLKEMNLKKQLKDEGLKLITAKNKNNIARCDIGITEADYAIADTGTLVLIANKNQPRSVSLIPPIHLAIVRPENLVRNIQDLFVILKSKLQEDEDLTSNMTFITGPSRTADIELNLTLGVHGPKELYVVI, from the coding sequence ATGAGTACTTCTAGAGAAGAAATACTGCATAGAATAAGGCAAGGACTTTCAGGAGTAGATGTAACAATTCCGGAACATAAGGATCTTATATCTAAGGCTCAAAAAGTTAATGAGTTAATTTTGGATTCGAAAGATCAACTAGCATCTGAATTTATATCTGAGCTTGAGAAAGTAAATACAAATTTACTGTCTGCCGGCAAAGAATCTGAGATATTTCCTGCAATTTTAAAATTTGCCAAAGATAGGGGAATAAAATCCTTCTCAATTTGGGAATCTCAATATCTAAAAGAGATGAATCTCAAAAAACAACTTAAAGATGAAGGACTTAAACTGATTACAGCTAAGAACAAAAATAACATAGCAAGATGCGATATTGGTATAACAGAAGCGGACTATGCAATAGCCGACACAGGAACCTTAGTGCTCATTGCAAACAAAAACCAGCCAAGAAGCGTATCACTGATACCGCCTATCCATTTGGCTATTGTAAGACCAGAGAATCTAGTGAGAAACATCCAGGACCTGTTTGTAATATTAAAAAGCAAGCTGCAAGAGGATGAGGATCTTACCAGTAATATGACTTTTATCACCGGCCCAAGCCGCACGGCAGATATTGAACTTAACTTAACTCTTGGAGTACATGGACCAAAGGAGTTGTATGTGGTTATTTGA
- a CDS encoding histidine triad nucleotide-binding protein, which translates to MSTIFKKIIDKEIPADIVYEDDICLAFKDIDPKAPVHVLIIPKKEIPSMAEVTEGDKEILGHMMVKASEVAKSLGISDSGYRLVANTNPEGGQEVYHLHIHLLGGRQMTWPPG; encoded by the coding sequence ATGAGCACAATTTTTAAAAAAATTATAGATAAGGAAATACCTGCTGATATAGTCTACGAGGATGATATTTGTCTTGCTTTTAAGGATATTGACCCCAAGGCTCCAGTGCACGTTTTGATCATTCCTAAAAAGGAAATCCCCTCAATGGCTGAGGTCACTGAGGGCGATAAAGAAATCCTTGGACATATGATGGTGAAAGCCTCTGAAGTAGCAAAGTCACTTGGTATTTCGGACTCAGGTTATAGACTGGTTGCAAATACTAACCCAGAAGGCGGCCAAGAAGTATATCACCTTCATATTCATCTGTTAGGTGGCCGTCAGATGACTTGGCCTCCAGGGTAG
- a CDS encoding isochorismatase yields the protein MNNKELKIPPHYNSDKVKEVWRVEYENIAIMAGNWAQEHKLSPVSQDEPRICLVLVDVQNTFCIPGFELFVGGSSGLAAVDDNIRLSEFIYRNLHNITQIFPTMDTHQAMHIFHGIFFLDEKGDHPKPYTQITSDDIKNKRWRFNQDLVQNLQSDPNYIEKHLLHYTQELEKSGKYELTIWPYHAMLGGIGHALVSSIEEAVFFHSIARSSQPFIYVKGDHPLTEHYSVLRPEVITTHEGTTLGARNQALFEKSTNLDHIYKKLLDFDALIIAGQAKSHCIAWTISDLLKLIRSDDENLAEKIYILQDCTSPIVVPGEIDFTEHANQAFKEFADAGMHIVQSTEPLCDWPGICN from the coding sequence ATGAATAACAAAGAGCTTAAAATTCCTCCTCATTACAATTCAGACAAGGTTAAAGAGGTTTGGCGAGTAGAATATGAAAATATTGCTATTATGGCTGGCAATTGGGCTCAAGAACATAAATTAAGCCCTGTATCACAAGATGAACCTAGAATATGTCTTGTATTAGTGGATGTGCAGAATACATTTTGTATACCAGGTTTTGAGCTCTTCGTTGGCGGTAGTTCGGGGCTGGCTGCTGTTGATGACAATATCCGGCTATCTGAGTTTATATATAGAAACCTTCATAATATTACTCAGATTTTCCCTACTATGGATACACACCAGGCAATGCACATATTTCACGGCATCTTTTTTCTAGATGAGAAAGGAGACCATCCAAAGCCCTATACGCAGATAACTTCTGACGATATTAAAAATAAGAGATGGCGCTTTAATCAAGATTTAGTGCAAAACTTACAGTCTGATCCTAATTACATCGAGAAACATCTACTTCACTATACACAAGAGCTTGAGAAATCTGGAAAATATGAGCTTACAATTTGGCCTTATCATGCTATGCTTGGCGGCATTGGCCATGCTCTCGTTTCCTCTATTGAAGAGGCGGTATTTTTTCATTCTATCGCAAGATCATCACAGCCGTTTATATATGTTAAAGGTGATCACCCTCTTACCGAGCATTATTCAGTACTAAGGCCAGAAGTTATTACAACTCATGAGGGAACTACGCTAGGAGCTAGAAACCAAGCACTGTTTGAGAAATCCACAAACCTAGATCATATATATAAAAAACTACTGGATTTTGATGCATTAATTATCGCGGGTCAGGCAAAGAGTCATTGTATAGCATGGACTATATCAGATTTGCTTAAATTGATTAGATCGGATGATGAGAATCTGGCGGAGAAAATTTATATACTACAGGATTGTACATCACCTATTGTTGTGCCAGGTGAAATAGATTTTACTGAACATGCAAATCAGGCATTTAAAGAATTTGCAGATGCAGGAATGCACATAGTTCAATCGACAGAGCCCTTGTGTGATTGGCCTGGAATATGTAATTAA
- a CDS encoding LutB/LldF family L-lactate oxidation iron-sulfur protein gives MAYEQVRFEIDSEKAIQNKGLKKALVNVTNRFRSARNNASHDVSNWEELRSAAREVKKETISNLDKYLLMLEDSVKSKGGRVHWAKDSKDASEIIIKIAEDSNVKSVVKSKSMATEEIELNDKFNEAGIKVVETDLGEYIIQLAGEHPSHIIAPAIHKTKDDISRLFSDTFDIPYYDKPEDLTKFAREKLRNEFLNADMGVSGANFAVAETGTIVVVENEGNARMTTTVPRIHVALVGIEKLIPRYEDLSLFLTVLARSATGQKSSTYVSFITGPKRQSDIDGPEEFHLVLLDNGRSNILASDETRESLYCIRCGACLNNCPVYRQVGGHSYGWAYSGPIGAIINPQLLGLDKASELPFASSLCGACHDVCPVKIDFPKVLLELRKNVVESKSKSTRLGEAFLEKTGIKLWRFAMMNERIYKTTNKLGYYLQKPFRSGDDKLNSLPYPFSRWTEQRDFPAVAKKTFRESWADIKQGIG, from the coding sequence ATGGCATATGAACAAGTAAGATTCGAAATAGATTCTGAGAAGGCCATACAAAATAAAGGGCTCAAAAAGGCTCTAGTGAATGTTACAAACCGCTTTCGTTCAGCTAGAAATAATGCGAGTCATGATGTTTCAAATTGGGAAGAACTCAGGTCAGCCGCTCGAGAAGTTAAAAAAGAGACCATCTCAAATTTAGACAAATATCTTCTAATGCTTGAGGATAGTGTTAAAAGCAAAGGCGGAAGGGTCCATTGGGCTAAGGATTCTAAGGACGCCTCTGAAATCATTATCAAAATAGCTGAGGATAGCAATGTTAAGTCAGTAGTAAAAAGCAAATCCATGGCTACCGAAGAAATAGAATTAAATGACAAATTCAATGAGGCGGGAATTAAAGTAGTTGAAACTGATCTGGGTGAGTATATCATTCAGCTGGCTGGTGAGCATCCATCTCACATAATAGCGCCTGCAATTCATAAAACTAAAGATGATATCTCTAGACTATTCTCAGACACATTCGATATTCCGTACTATGATAAGCCGGAGGACCTGACAAAATTTGCAAGAGAAAAATTAAGGAACGAATTTTTAAATGCTGATATGGGAGTTTCGGGAGCAAACTTCGCTGTGGCCGAGACAGGAACAATAGTAGTTGTAGAAAATGAGGGAAATGCCCGTATGACTACTACGGTTCCAAGAATACATGTAGCACTTGTGGGAATTGAAAAGCTAATTCCAAGATATGAAGATCTTTCACTATTTCTCACCGTTTTGGCTAGAAGCGCAACGGGGCAAAAGTCCTCAACATATGTATCATTCATCACAGGTCCAAAGAGACAATCTGATATTGATGGACCTGAGGAATTTCATCTCGTTTTACTGGACAACGGCCGATCTAATATTCTTGCATCAGATGAAACGAGAGAGTCTCTGTACTGTATAAGATGCGGCGCTTGCCTAAACAACTGTCCTGTGTACAGACAGGTTGGGGGCCACTCATACGGCTGGGCATACTCAGGACCTATAGGAGCAATAATCAACCCCCAGCTACTTGGACTAGACAAGGCATCAGAGCTTCCCTTTGCCTCTTCACTTTGCGGTGCGTGTCATGATGTTTGTCCAGTAAAAATTGATTTCCCAAAAGTACTTTTAGAGCTCAGAAAAAATGTTGTTGAATCAAAAAGCAAAAGCACTAGGTTAGGGGAGGCATTCTTAGAGAAGACAGGAATCAAGCTTTGGAGATTTGCAATGATGAATGAGAGAATATATAAAACTACAAATAAATTAGGCTACTATCTCCAAAAGCCATTTAGGAGTGGTGATGATAAATTAAATTCCTTGCCTTACCCATTTTCGAGATGGACTGAGCAAAGGGATTTCCCAGCAGTTGCAAAAAAAACATTTAGAGAAAGTTGGGCAGATATCAAGCAGGGTATAGGGTAG
- a CDS encoding (Fe-S)-binding protein yields MQLKRPIKAHIFITCLVDTFFPKVGESMVSVLQELGVEVDFIQEQTCCGQPAYNSGYQQDAKQVAERFILLFENVLSSSENEEIYIVCPSGSCSSMVKVFYKDLFKNSPLLLEKIELIAARTYEFSDFLVNVLNVREVGAKFDGIVTYHDSCHLLRELRVENAPRELIKKVEGIDFKEMDMHDACCGFGGTFSIKFPKVSVSMLDEKIDCILNSGADTVVSADMGCLMNIGGALSRRNLPIKVMHLAELLTKRG; encoded by the coding sequence ATGCAACTAAAGCGCCCGATTAAAGCCCATATATTTATCACATGCCTCGTCGATACCTTTTTTCCAAAAGTAGGTGAGAGCATGGTTTCAGTTTTGCAGGAACTTGGAGTCGAAGTTGATTTTATACAGGAGCAAACATGCTGCGGACAACCCGCATATAATAGCGGTTATCAACAAGATGCTAAACAGGTGGCCGAGAGATTCATTTTGTTGTTTGAAAATGTTCTATCAAGTAGTGAAAATGAGGAAATATACATAGTTTGCCCATCTGGATCGTGCAGTTCTATGGTTAAAGTATTTTATAAAGATTTGTTCAAGAACTCCCCTTTATTATTAGAAAAAATAGAGCTGATTGCCGCACGAACCTATGAGTTCTCTGATTTTTTAGTAAATGTACTAAATGTGCGTGAGGTTGGGGCTAAATTTGACGGGATCGTGACTTATCACGACTCATGTCACCTGCTTAGGGAACTCAGAGTAGAAAACGCACCAAGAGAGCTTATTAAAAAGGTAGAAGGTATTGATTTTAAAGAAATGGATATGCATGACGCATGCTGCGGCTTCGGAGGCACATTTTCTATAAAATTCCCTAAGGTTTCTGTATCCATGCTCGATGAGAAGATTGATTGTATATTAAATAGTGGCGCAGATACAGTTGTTTCGGCAGATATGGGCTGTTTAATGAACATCGGCGGAGCACTTAGCAGACGCAATTTGCCGATCAAAGTAATGCATTTGGCCGAGCTTCTTACAAAAAGAGGATAA